A segment of the Babylonia areolata isolate BAREFJ2019XMU chromosome 20, ASM4173473v1, whole genome shotgun sequence genome:
tatttgcttatgtatgtctgtgtgtgtatgtttttcatttatttattgcgcATGCAGTGTATGTGTACATTTTGAATGTCAAGTTTGTTTTATATTTGTGTGAGTATACTTGCTTTTTTCTTATTCAGAAATAATCTTTTATTATTTTGAATTGTACATATCTTGTCTTTTATTACCTGAGGGCTGATGAAAAGAAGTAtgcatgtttattccacttcctcATTAAACAAAtttcttataattattatcattctctctctctctctctctctcttctatgtagTGTACCCAAATGTCATATATGTACTTCAGCAACCTTTTGttatttcagtgaatattttcatttctttttcttttttccccctgagggctggatgtaaaaaaacttatgttatgcatgcttattccactttcctcattAAAAGACAGAATCTGCTGATTCCATTTATATGAGAATAGAAAAAACTGaacgtacacagagacagaaagattatTTCCCCCTGCATTCCAGACACTGCACACATCAGCTGACTCAAGTATATACTGGAGAGCAGCTGTCACTATTGCTGACATGAGTTTATCTTGACTACTGGCATCTTTTTTAGTGTGATCCTTTCATGTTGAACATGTATTTTAGTTAGATCATGTCAGAAACAGAAAATACGTTGTTGGTTTTATTGGCTTTCAGTACTGATTAATATGCCAAAAATTATTTTCAGTATAGGATATTAAAAGAGctgattgataaatgaataagtgcATTTCTGAATGAAACATATATATCAATGAACAAAACTGTATATTGCTGCAtctcagtccacatgctttgatatAGATCTcctcaaaactgaaactgtatgaagCATACACAAATGCAGCCTTTGATTTACAGACCCCAGATTCAGACTGCAGCCTGTGCAAGCGAAGAAGACTTCAAGTCAGCTGTAATCTTCAAAGAAATTGCCAAACGTCTGGAAGAGGtttgatacatacagacacacacacacacacatatatatatacatatatatgtgtgtgtgtgtgtgtgtgtgaaatttttacGTGCAAAGGCCTTGGCTTTAGCTGTGGCAGTCTTTCAGTCTTACGTTCAGATTTTCATTCAACCACTTTCTTTTGAAGGGGACTGAATCTTACTACGTACAGCTAACATCAGTGATGCTGCAAATCagattattattttatatttgaTAATGACAGTTTCAGGAAATAACTCTCATGCATTGTTTTGGATATGAAGTATTGGAAGAGAAGACATAGTTTTGATCATTTGTATTTGGAGCACATAATACTGCCATTTGATCATTTTTATTTGGAGCACATAGTACTGCCATTTGGACAGACATGAAGCTTCATGGGAACATACAGTTATACTGTGATGCAACAGACACAAGGCAATCTGGCCAAAAACGCGAAATGTTAGCATTTCTTGATGTACATATGCACTGAGATACATTGCCAAAATAACATAAACATGCAGAACAATTAGAGTCAGTGGCTGTGgctgaacaaatgaacaaaccatTTTGTTCTCCGGCAGGATGGCAGAAACATTGTGCAGAAGATAAAGGGCGTATTTGCCTTCAAGGTCAAGGGTGCAGGGGGCAAAGAGGCTGTGTGGATTGTGAACACCAAAACTGACAAAGGTTCTGTCACGTTTGGAGGCAAAGGTGAGAGTTCTATCCTGAATATGcatgaaactgtattgtgttgtgctgaacCACTTTGTCCTTTATTCATATCATGGTAATTTTCTTCATCACTATCAGCTACTGCCCCTTCAGCCCCATTGTTTTgccttcatttctgtgtgtgtgtgtgtgtgtgtgtgtgtgcgtgcgggcatgcgtgtgcgtgtgtgtgtgtttgttgcgtgGATGCAAATTTGAGTGTGTGAATAATTATGAAAGAAAATTTTTGAATACATGTTGAATATATGATCTTTGTATTAATCTTCTAAAAAGAACTTTTAAAAATTCTGAGAAGAATTGCACACTAACACCACCAGtggcattttgtttttaaaatatttatttatatatattaattGATCAACTGAACAAATATGTTTACAAACATGCCTCAAGCAAATTAAAGGCATTCTCATGTCCATTAACATTTTTATGACAGTATTTAGGTTTCATAATCCATTCCTGCCTCTCCATCTACACGAAGAATCACCTGAAGTGTCCAGTTGAtttattcatgatttttttttccccccagataaGGCAGACACTACCATCACAATGAGCGATGGAGATTTGGTGAACTTGATGACTGGAAAGCTTAACCCACAAACCGTAAGTGGTATGCTTGTGTTGTTCTTGCCATGGTCAGTTTTTGGTACATTTTACTCTTTTGATTATTACTTTCTTCAGAGGAGGCTACAGTGGTAGAAACGGATGGATGAAAGTATGGGAAAGAAAAGACCAGTAGTGGTTAATCAAAGATTCGTGATTTCCAAAAACAGAAGTTATAAAAAGTCTCCTAATTTGTTTAGGGAAATATATATATGGGCGTGAGAACTGGCAGGATATGAAGAAAGAATCTGCTTTGCTTTTTCTGCCTTTATTTTTCTTAAGTACAAGTAAAAGAGGTTTGAAAAGTGATTAAATATTCACTGTAGAATAATACCTTGCACATGTAGAGTTAATACAAAAAATTATTTGAGAatcattaattcttttttttttaggggctgTGATactgggggagagatggggatgtgGGTGTATCATTAATGTAACCACTAgaagatggaagggaagagaagacaaagaaaaagaaaaaaaaggcaggagaAACAAGAGAGCTACAGAGGAGACAAAACTTTCTGGATAAAATTTCTAAAAGGGTGGATTCActgaagtgaaaaagaaaagaaaaagaaaagaaaagaaacgtaatTGCTTAATAATGTATAATGTCCATGATTCTGATTCAGAAAATTGATTGTGACTTCCTAAATGTTGCTTAATAATGTATGATGTCCATGATTCTGATTCAGAAAATTGATTGTGACTGCCTAAATGTTGCTTAATAATGTATGATGTCCATGATTCTGATTCAGAAAATTGATTGTGACTGCCTAAATGTTGCTTAATAATGTATGATGTCCATGATTCTGATTCAGAAAATTGATTGTGATTGCCTAAATGGCAAGTTAAAAACAGTTGATCATTTACACCACCACTGC
Coding sequences within it:
- the LOC143294794 gene encoding sterol carrier protein 2-like; its protein translation is MAQCKVITPQFQKPQIQTAACASEEDFKSAVIFKEIAKRLEEDGRNIVQKIKGVFAFKVKGAGGKEAVWIVNTKTDKGSVTFGGKDKADTTITMSDGDLVNLMTGKLNPQTAFFQGKLKIGGNMGLAMKLKELQPSTGSKL